The Salmo salar chromosome ssa06, Ssal_v3.1, whole genome shotgun sequence sequence gtagaaacatctcaaggatgatcaatggatacgggatgcacctgagctcaattttgagtctcagagTAAAGttgctgaatacttatgtaactaaggtatttctgttgtatatttttattacatttgtaaaaataaatgaaaacctgttttcactttgccattatgcggtattttgtgtagattgatgagggggaaaatgtatttaatcaattttagaataaggctgttacgtaacgaagtggaaaaagtcaaggggtctgaataatttccgaaggcACTGAAAGTCAACCTCCTTAATTATttatatcaacaacaacaaaattgcactgactctatgcacactcactagactacccACAAActcacgccaacacacacactacattcgctcacacacacaaaacacacatgcaAATGGGCCCCACacatagtaacacaataataaggctatatacaaggagtagcaGTACTGAGGCAATATGCACGGGTACAGGTGATTTAGGTAATGCATTATGTACATGTAGTAGGGGTAAAAGGGACTAGTCCATCAGGacataataaacagagtagcagcagcatatttgaagagtgtgaaagtgtgtctccttttttatttagcaaatatttatCTTACTTTTTTTTAACCCTTCATTGTTAGgaatgggctcgtaagtaagcatttcactgtaaagtctacaccttttCTATTTGGAgcacgtgaccaataaaatgtgatttgatttgcgtagtagaggaggatgggtacaGGGCAAGGGATCCTCGAGAGTGATAGGAATAAtatgtgcttcagtaaggttggtttCTTAGTGTTCATAACCATTgctatcaactgtaccgcagaaattgAATTTAAGTCACATACaatatgttgtggtggcagctgcagagaagtacttgggatTACATGATTTTACTGCAGAAGAATTGCTGGGAGTGTTCTGTTTTTCATGAGGGTTAAATTGGCAGGTATTTATTCTATCACCAAGTATAATGGATTGTACAGTAGGTGGCAACATGCACCTCTAACGTTTGTTTGCTGACCGCCATAAATACTGTTGAAGAAGGACTTCACGCTGGACCAATGTTTTTATAagtaacccaagatagaccacagcctgtcgtttccaatgtgAGCAAATAGAACAAGCAAGAGGTGGGCAGAGCCTAGCACGAGCTAGCATTGGCTGgttctagcatgtatttgcatatttccgttagggaacgcctactcttaAGTGCGCGTGTGCATTAACTCAATTCGATGCACACCTAAACAACGCACTTTTTAAAAAAATTCGCAAACGGTAAAGTCTACCAAAGTTAGTCCTCCCTGTTCGTAAAATATTTTAGTTTTGGAAACAAAAAACTGCATTGAGATCAAATGTCTCATCGATTAGAAAATGAGAAAAATGTCTGCcaaatccatctcgttccatcttctcccactgccagccactgggcttcctctcaccaccatatttggtagtgagtggaaacgccaaccggatgcttcacactAGACCTCCAGTGAAATATGTatgtcattgttctatctgtggctgGACTCTCGAAGAGATCTGATCCAAGTGGCTTTCAGGTAGACAATAGCAGAGAACAGGATTATTGGTGAATGGgatgttgtttaatgttttcttGACTTTTATAGCTTAGGTAACATCTTATCCAGGATTTTACTGAAGTAAGATTAGCCAACATGAATTTGAATCCAGTTTTGATATTTAAATAGACGTTTGATTGCTCTGATCTAGCTGTTTCAGTTGTAGACTTGAATTGCCTGCGACAATGCCATAATAGTTATTTGAACGCTGTGACAAACAACGTAGCTATAGCGTACACATTTCTTGAAGAAACGTTGAAGAAAGAATAGCGTCCACAATGGATCGGGTAAGTTTGGTTGCCATTTGTTAGCAATGTAGGCctactgtggtcaatgtggtgTTTGAAATGTCTAGGCCTAGTTTTCACATTTGATCGTCCACTTCCATGCGTTCCATTtgaacagctaacgttagctagacagtggtggaaaatgtactaaatagtcatacttgagtaaagataTCTTAGTAGAAATGACTCgactaaaagtgaaagtcacccagtaaaatattactggagtaaaagtatttggttttaaatgtaccgtcctgctaagcattcgaaatgtaactagtacttttgggtgtcagggaaaatgtattgagtaaaaagtacattattttatttataaattaCTGGAGTAAAAATTGTGAAATATAATTGTAAAGTTGAGCCACCCCTTGTTTATAGGAAACTTTGCACAAAATTGTGTGACCAAATATGTAGGAAGAGGtcatttgtggctgtggtaactaatgacaaccatacaagtcaaaattggctataccATAATAAATGCTGAAAAATATAGAAAGAATACTATTTCTCTTGaagtagtgatgctgaatgtaaaacatTGCTAAACTTAACCCACTCTCCCACACTTTAAAGTAGTCTtacccaaggcaaacattttgactatattagcccacacagctacaaggatgcattttcatgctaggtttaggacctcatattgacgCTTATAAAGACctcaactgatgtatagaacgaTCTTAAAATGGTCAACTTTGGTTAAGATACAAGCACCATGAAACCTCTAAGTCAAAGTCcgttttttggacctaacttgcttaccactttttttcatgttttctttcttcacagactccatgaaatgatgacctcttactaaatatttggtcaaatgtattaattttgtgtatggtttcctagaaacaaggccGGCTCAACACTCTCCCCTACAGTAATATGGATAAAAACATGCCATTATTTCCAAAGTTATTATAGTACACATACATTTATTTGTAACTAGGCTATAGTGGTACAATGTCTTATGGGACAGTTAATACTACAAACTTCTATAGTATGTGCCATTACAGTTGAACTATTTGTttgacttattttgtacataatgttgctgctactgtctcttttgaccgaaaataaataccttctggacatcagaacagtgattattaGCTTTTTTTTCCTTTAAAGAGTCCGATGAGCCCGACATGAAGGACATACTGCTATCCTGGGAACttgcccaaatccctgtcatttgcatgAAAAGAAGACAGAGGAAAAAGTGgtttgccttctgagaattcgtaggcgatcgaataaaccccctcTGCCTTCCGTTCTACTAGCTAACGTGCAATCGTTGGAAAATAAAATCAACGACCTacgaggaagattaaactaccaacgggacattcaaaactaatatcttatgcttcacggagtcgtagctgaatgacgacattatcaacatacaggctggttatacgctgtatcagCAGGATAggacagcggcgtctggtaagacaaggggtgatggactatgtatatttgtaaacaacagctggtgcacgatatctaaggtagccttgaggttttgctcgcctgagttagagtaTTTcatttagaggtcgaccgatttatgatttttcaccgccgataccgatttattggaggaccaaagaagctgataccgattaatcggctgatttaaaaaaaaaattgtttaaatttttatctgttgttctgcccctgaacaaggcagttaacccaccgttcctaggccgttaaatcggccaaatcggcgtccaaaaataccgatttttgattgttatgaaaacttgaaatcggccctaattaatcggccattccgattaatcggtcgacctctaatttcaTGATATGCTCTAGACCACACTCTAcctagttttcatctgtatttttggtagctgtctacataccaccacagaccaatgctggcactaagaccgcactcaatgagctgtattccgccataagcaaacaggaaaaagcTCATCCAggggcggcgctcctagtggccgggcactttaatgcagggaaattgaaatctgttttaccaaatttccatcagcatgttaaatgtgcaaccagaggggaaaaaattctagaccacctttactccacacacagagacaaagctctcccttgccctccatttggaaaatctgaccataattctatcctcctgattcctgcttacaagcaaaaatgaaagcaggaagcactagtgactcagtcaataaaaagtgtttagatgaagcagatgctaagctacatgactatttttctagcacagactggaatatgttccaggattcttccgatggcattgaggagtacaccacgtcAGTCATtgtcttcatcaataagtgcattgacgacgtcgtccccacagtgtctacgtacataccccaaccagaagccatggattacaggcaacatccgcactgagctgaaggctagagctgccgctttcaaggagtgggactctaacccagaaccttataagaaatcccagtatgctctccgacaaaccatcaaacaggcaaagcatcaatataggactaagatctaatcgtactacactggctctgacgctcgtcggatgtggcagggcttgcaaaccattacagactacaaagggaagcacagccgagagctgcccagtgacacaagtctTCCAggcgagctaaactacttctatgctggCTTCaaagcaaataacactgaaacatacatGACCGCACCAGcagttctggacgactgtgtgatcacgctctccgcctCCGATGTGAGtacgacctttaaacaggtcaacattcacaaacccgcagggccagacagattaccaggacgtgtactgcgagcatgcgctgaccaactggcaagtgtcttcactgacattttcaacctctccctgtccgagtctgtaataccaacatgttttaagcagaccaacatagtgcctgtgcccaagaacactaaggtaacctgcctaaatgactaccaacctgtagcactcacgtctgtagccatgaagtgctttgaaaggctggtcatggctcacaacaccattatcccagaaaccctagacccactctaatttgcataccgccctaataaatccacagatgatgcgatctctattgcactccacactgccctttcccacctggacaaaaggaacacctatgtgagaatgctattcattgacgacagctcagtgttcaacaccatagtgccctcaaagctcatcaataagctaaggaccctgagactaaacacctccctctgcaactggatcctggactttctgacggactgcccccaggtggtaagggtaggtaacaacacatccgccacgctaatcctcaacacgggcccctcaggggtgcgtgctcagtcctctcctgtactccctgttcactcatgactgcacggccaggcacgactccaacaccatcattaagtttgccgatgacacaacagtggtaggtctgatcaccgacaatgacgagacagcctatagggcggaggtcaaagacctggctgtgtggtgccaggaaaacaacctctccctcaacataatcaaaacaaaggagatgattgtgggctACAAGAaatggaggaccgagcacgcccccattctcatcgacagggctgtagtggagcaggatgagagcttcaagttccttggtgcccacatcaccaacaaactaacatggtccaagcataccaagacagtcgtgaagtgggcacaacaaaacctattccccctcaggaaactaaaacgatttggcatgggtcctcagatcctcaaaaggtactggagcaccaagtctaggtccaagaggcttctaaacagcttcttcccccaagccataagactcctgaacatctaatcaaatggctacccagactatttgcactccCCCCTTTTTatgccgctgctactctgttattatctctgcatagtcactttaataactctacctacatgtacatattacctcgaataaaccggtgcccccgcacattgaccctgtaccggtaccccctgtatatagtctcactattgttattttactgctgctcttcagttacttgttacttttattttttattcttattttttaaactgcattgttggttaggggcttgtaagtacagttgaagtcggaagtttacatacaccttagccaattacatttaaactcagtttttcacaattcctgacatgtaatcctagtaaaaattccctgttttaggtgagttaggatcaccactttattttaagaatgtgagaatggtttatttcagcttttctttcatcacattcccagtgggtcagaagtttacatactcaattagtatttggtagcattgcctttaaattgtttaacttgggacaaacgtttcgggtagccttccacaagcttcccacaataagttgggtgaattttggcccattcctcctgacagagctggtgtaactgagtcaggtttgtaggcctccttgctcacacacgctttttcagttctgcccacaaactttctataggattgaggtcagggctttgtgatggccactccaatatcttgactttgttgtccttaagccattttgccacaactttggaagtatgcttggggtcattgtccatttggaagacccattttcgaccaagctttaacttcctgactgatgtcttgagatgttgcttcaatatatccacataattttccttcctcatgatgccatctattttatgaagtgcaccagtccctcctacagcaaagcacccccacaacatgatgccaccacccccgtgcttcacggttgggatggtgttcttcggcttgcaagcctccccctttttcctccaaacataatgatggtcattatggccaaacagttcaatttttgtttcatcagaccagaggacatttctcccaaaaatatctttgtccccatgtgcagttgcaatctgtagtctggcttttttatggtggttttggagcagtggcttcttccttgctgagcagcctttcaggttatgtcgatataggactcgttttactgtggacatagatacttttgtacctgtttcctccagcatcttcacaaggtcctttgctgttgctctgggattgatttgcactttttgcaccaaagtacgttcatctctaggagaccgaacacgtctccttcctgagcggtatgacggctgcgtggtcccatggtgtttatacttgcatactattgtttgtaccgatgaacgtggtaccttcaattggaaattgctcccaaggaagaaccagacttgtggaggtctacaattgatttcttctgattttcccatgatgtcaagcaatgaggcactgagtttgaaggtaggccttgaaatacatccacaggtacacctccaattgactcaaatgatgtcaattagcctaacagaagcttctaaagccatgacaattttctggaattttccaagctgtttaaaggcacagtcaacctagtgtatgtaaacttttgacccactggaattgtgatacagtgaattataagtgaaataatctgtctgtaaacaattgttggaaaaatgacttgtcatgcacaaagtagatgaccgacttgccaaaactatagtttgttgacaagaaatgtgtggaatggttgaatcacttaggttggagtcattaaaactcgtttatgttaacttctgacttcaactgtaagcatTTCGCTGTAAGGTGAATACCTGTTGTAATCGTCGCatatgaccaatacaattttattttaactATGGTAAACTCGGCTATAGTGGTAAAATGTCTTATGGGGACAGTCAATACTACAAACTTCATTAGTAAGTGCCATTACAGTGTTTCTCAATTGCATTTTTGGAACAATGTTGTAGAGAGATTTAAGACTAAACACTAAAGTAATAAAATGTTTGGTCTAATGATATTCTATGTACAATACTTCCTGTGGTCACCAGGACAGAGCTAGCCTGTCCCCCTCCAACCTGCCGGAGTCCCCTGGTCACAAGTCTCCCGGTAGCTCCTTACTTCTGGGTCTGAAGAGGGTGTCTGTGTGGCTGGTCGACTGCAGGAAAACACCAGGGCAGAGTGGAACTGTGAGAGAAGGACACGAGGAGGAGGGAGATTTGATTTCATCAAGTAAGAACAATGTGTGTTGATTAAACTACAATCTGCTTCTCTAACTGCTCATTGATTGATAAACTAtatatacctacctacctacctacctacctacctacctacctacctacctaccggtAACTGCCAAAGTAAACACCAACATAGTGCCTTAATAGACCAGAACAGCTTAAATGTggcttggcatagattctacaagtgtctaacTCTatcggagggatgcgacaccattcttccatgagaaattaaacgattttgtgtttttttgttggtggtggaaaacgctgtctgagGTGCCGCTCCAAAATCTGTTCCATTAGGTTGAGATCTGGTAACAGACGGCCATGGCGTATGATTTGCATCGTTCCCTTTCAGTCAGGAAACTCGGCCCAATACAGCTGTGGGCAGTTTGAGCGCTAGCGCACTCAAATGAAGAACATTAGTCACGCCTGACAAGGCCAATATACCCTGTGCTTCAGCGGAATCCCCGCCTACCAAGGCACGGAGTCATTCCTTCAATTTCTTCCGGTCTTCATCTTGATCTGAGCAGAACAATCTCACACATTTCTTCTAAACAAAGATTGGAATGCAATTTCAGACTTTATTCCAACTTAACTGCCCCACTAACTAGGGCATGCTCATCCTTCTGGAAGTTGTGTGTTAAAGTTTGGTATCTAGTTTCGTAAAGTTTCCTACCAAAATGTTTGCTAGTTATTCTTGTGGCTTTTTAGCGTGGCTAACTGGTTGTAAGGAAGATGGCTAGTACGAACGAGTCTATGAAGGTTGTTAAGCCTGGTTTGAGTTCACGACCTTGCCCACAATCATGTGGTTTCACCATGTCTTTGAATAATACTCACGAGTTTAGTCTTGTATGTCTCTACTGGATGGCTGCTCGGGCTGCCCTGGATCGATCTGGCTCATGGGACCACTGTTGCCGGCTGCGTTTAAGCACTCTAGAGAAACGTGTCGTCTTCCATAGAATGCTTTGTTGTACCGAATGTGATTTTCCTCCCCAGGGCGCCTGTACCTTGGCGGAGTCTGAGTTGCGGGATGCAGGGGTGGACCTGGGCTCGTGGTGGGATCAGATGGAGCTATCCTCCCAGCATAGTGATGTAGAGCCAGCTGATATCTCTTTCGGCATCGTGCAGGGCTCCTGTTTGGTTGACGACGTGGTGTCTGGCCGGttctgggagggggccagagacaattacttgaTGCCAACACATCTTTTTAGCTAAGTTGCACGCTGAAGTTATGTTACActtgttaggatgaaacagtctgGTTACCATCGTTGATGCCTTTACCATCTACACTTGCCAGTTTTAGCCTCAGCCAGCACCATattcagattagcctttacgtcggtagccctgccccctggtgaacaatgtatgatcgctggatgattctctTTTAAGTCTGATATTGTGGGTAATGGAGTCATTAATGACtatggttttcaatttgtcagagctaatgatGGGATGCTTCGGCGGCTCAGACCctgtaacgggtggaggagagacctgagaaggctctaACTCCGACTCGTTGCTTAGTGGGGAAAACCAGATGAAAGTTTCTATCGGCTGAATGAGCAACACCGGTTGAGCAtgccaaaatatttttttccccagaagccatgagaaaattgttcggctgcggggactgtgaagGGGGTTTAACACTACTACTTGtatttactggtggcacagacggtGTATCATTAATTCCCACACTTGCCCAACGATTGCGTCCGAAGCCAAGTTGCAAGCTCAGCTATCGTCACCATAAGGCAATAGTTATCCTTTATATTaagagtacagcgactgcaataaGAAGGCATAACGTTACttcactttttttggggggggggacaagGTCCTGCAGATCTATGTCCAGATAAAAGTTGTGTGAGGACAAAACTAAGACCTTGGTAAACTTGTTTAAATACAGACTTTGATTTAAATAGTTATTAAGAAGCAAAAAAGTGTGTCAGGTAGCCAAGAAGCAACAAACAATACAGCAGTACGGCAACAGCGTGGAAGTGCATTGCGTTGCGTCACCAGAACCTCAACCCTGCTTCGTAGGATACCCCTCAGACTCAGCTGCATTCAGCCAAGCTTATGCTGCATGGGTATTCACACTTCATGGGTATGGAAGGGTCGGGGCTTGTCACAATGCCTCCATTGGATGGGAAGCTAGCTGTCTACCTAGCCTCATTGGCTAACAAAGGGATGGCTAATTCCAACAAATCCCTCCCAAATAAGTATTGTTATTTTTCTGGGTTGCAGCTTGTGTGGATCCCCACACAGAGCACCTAGATGAGATTCCTTCTACGGCTGATTTCGTGTTGTGCATGTTCCATTGCACTGTCTCAGCATTCGGGAGAAGCATGGGGGCTTCAGTGGTGGAAGAGCGCCACCTCTGGTTGACTTTGTCTTAGGCGCTGGAGAGAGACCAGCTGGACAGGCAGAGACACTTTCTCCTACGGGGTTGTTCGGCTCGGCCTTGGCATCTATGCAGGAGACGGCGCTTCACGGCTTCCTTCCTTTTCTGCCAAGGCAGGACTGTctttgagaggatttgcagacaAAGGCCCGGCAGTAAGCTGGCTGCCCTGACTTCTGGGTCTACACCCAAGTCTGCTCCTGTTCCTCCAGCGTCAGTCTGCTTGGCACAGGCTCCATTTTACTCCTAAAGGTAAAGTGAAAGCTGGTCCCTCTGCGGAGCGGGGAAAGCAGCAGCTCCCTCGCACATATCACGATGAGAGAGAAACATCCCAAGATGATCATTGTGAAAGCGGTAACCCTCAAGTGGCACGTCCAATGGTCactgaacaccccccccccccgcgaACCCAGAGTAGACTGTGCTTCAGGCAGACTTTGAAACTCAAACACCTAAGTTCTGTGGTGTTCATGGGTATCAAGATtgttttcttccagatgtgaGCTTAATAAAGAGCCTCTTCCCCACGGTCAGACACTCGGGTTGTCAAGAGGCATGAAAAATAATCATTCTCCCAGTCCACAAGTTTCCATTTTGCTCCTTCAGATTGCACTTTACAGGAGACTTGCTGTCTGTGTCGACCAATGGTGTGCAGGCTTAGTGTTACCCTGTCGCAGTATAGTCTCCAAGTCCCCTAAGTTTTTGCGGCGCCATCACGTTGCGTTTTCCTGAGGCCTAAGCGCCCATTTTGAGGGAGGAAATCTCTTCTCCAGAAGGAAGCAATTTCTCTCAGGATGGCTGGTACAGCCAGTATTTCCTGGTTCCCAAGAGGGGTGGGACTTTGTCCCATTTTAGACCTGCATCCCTTTAACAGGCATCTTAAGGTCTACAAGTTCAGAACCAATCGCCCATGTGTTTGGTTCACCTCCAACGCATGGGCGATGGATATTTGTGCTGCGGCCAGTTGTGCATCACCACACACTTTTGTGAGGTTTTATCGCATGGATGTCATTGCCCCAGCGTATCCCACAGTGTTCTTAAGGCTGGGACGGGAGAGGGTCGTTGAAAGGCAGTGCACAGTTTTGCAATATACCCAGATGCCACAGGTTTGTTGTTGGGTTGGAACCCTAGGTGGTCTGCCGTGGGCCATTTCATTTGGTGTTGGGTCGTGATTTCAGATCCCCTGAGTTTCCTGACTAAAAGGGAACATACAGTTATGACTAGAACTAATGTTCAATGAAAGAGGCAAACAAAGTACAACAGTTGTTGGGCCTCACACCGCCATGTTCAGATTTAAGAGCGGTACTGAATTGAAGGAATGACTCGGGTACCTTGGTTTTATCACCTGCAAAGGTGGGACTTCTGGTGTGGCACGGTGTTCATTGGCCTTGTCAAGCGTGATTCTAATGTTCCTCAGTAGAGGGCGCTAGTGCGT is a genomic window containing:
- the LOC106606292 gene encoding uncharacterized protein isoform X8, with protein sequence MDRDRASLSPSNLPESPGHKSPGSSLLLGLKRVSVWLVDCRKTPGQSGTVREGHEEEGDLISSSKNNGTPLTVILSVGGAYHLGSLNIMLLTRQRRVSTDQNNSNPSREV